A part of Miscanthus floridulus cultivar M001 chromosome 6, ASM1932011v1, whole genome shotgun sequence genomic DNA contains:
- the LOC136458553 gene encoding scopoletin glucosyltransferase-like, with protein MAIKDEQQPLHILFLPFLAPGHLIPIADMAALFAARGVKCTILTTPVNAQVIRSAVDRANDASRGTEGALAIDIAVVPFPDVGLPPGVECGPALNSMEDREKFFHAVQLLREPFDRFLEENRPDAVVTDSFFDWSADAAAEYGVPRIAFLGSSLFSRACSDTTVRNNPVEAAPDDPDALVLLPGLPHRVELRRSQMFEPKKRPEHWAFLQRGNAADQRSYGEVFNSFHELEPDYLKHYTTTLGRRAWLVGPVALASKDAATRGASNGLSPDADGCQQWLDTKPEGSVVYVSFGTLAHFSPPELRELARGLDLSGKNFVWVISGNADTEESEWMPDGFAELMARGDRGFIIRGWAPQMLILTHPAVGGFVTHCGWNSTLEAMGAGVPMVTWPRFADQFYNEKLVVELLKVGVGVGSTDYASKLETRRVIGGEVIAEAIGRVMGDGEDAEAIREKAKELGEKARRAVPKGGSSYNDVGRLVDELMARRSSVNV; from the coding sequence ATGGCCATCAAAGATGAGCAGCAGCCGCTGCACATCCTCTTCTTACCGTTCCTCGCGCCGGGGCACCTCATCCCAATCGCCGACATGGCCGCTCTCTTCGCCGCCCGAGGCGTCAAGTGCACCATCCTCACCACCCCGGTGAATGCCCAAGTCATCCGCTCTGCGGTGGACCGCGCCAACGACGCCTCCCGCGGCACCGAGGGCGCCCTGGCCATCGACATCGCCGTCGTGCCTTTCCCCGACGTTGGGCTACCGCCTGGCGTCGAGTGCGGCCCGGCCCTCAATTCCATGGAGGACCGCGAAAAGTTCTTCCACGCGGTCCAGTTACTCCGCGAGCCATTCGACCGGTTCTTGGAGGAGAATCGCCCCGACGCCGTGGTGACCGACAGCTTCTTCGACTGGTCTGCCGACGCCGCCGCGGAGTACGGCGTCCCACGGATAGCGTTCCTCGGCAGCAGCTTGTTCTCGCGGGCCTGCAGCGACACTACGGTGCGCAACAACCCCGTGGAGGCCGCCCCCGACGACCCCGACGCACTCGTGCTGCTTCCGGGGCTGCCGCACCGCGTCGAGCTGAGGCGCAGCCAAATGTTTGAGCCCAAGAAGCGGCCGGAGCACTGGGCCTTCTTGCAGCGCGGAAACGCCGCGGACCAGAGGAGCTACGGCGAGGTGTTCAACAGCTTCCACGAGCTGGAGCCGGACTACTTGAAGCACTACACCACGACGCTCGGGCGCCGCGCATGGCTCGTCGGGCCGGTCGCGCTCGCCAGCAAGGACGCGGCGACGAGGGGCGCCAGCAACGGTCTCTCGCCGGACGCGGACGGCTGCCAGCAGTGGCTCGACACCAAGCCGGAGGGCTCGGTGGTGTACGTGTCCTTCGGCACGCTGGCCCATTTCTCGCCGCCTGAGCTGCGCGAACTCGCACGCGGCCTCGACCTGTCCGGCAAGAACTTCGTCTGGGTCATCAGCGGCAACGCAGACACCGAGGAGTCGGAATGGATGCCCGATGGGTTCGCGGAGCTGATGGCGCGCGGCGACCGCGGCTTCATCATCCGGGGCTGGGCGCCGCAGATGCTGATCCTGACCCACCCGGCAGTGGGCGGGTTCGTGACGCACTGCGGGTGGAACTCGACCCTGGAGGCCATGGGCGCCGGCGTGCCTATGGTGACGTGGCCGCGCTTCGCCGACCAGTTCTACAATGAGAAGCTGGTGGTGGAGCTACTCAAGGTTGGTGTCGGCGTGGGGTCTACGGACTACGCGTCGAAGCTTGAGACACGGCGCGTGATCGGCGGCGAGGTGATCGCGGAGGCCATCGGGAGAGTGATGGGCGATGGCGAGGACGCGGAGGCAATACGGGAGAAGGCCAAGGAGCTCGGGGAGAAGGCCAGGCGCGCCGTGCCCAAGGGTGGGTCATCTTACAATGATGTTGGACGGTTAGTGGACGAGCTGATGGCTCGCAGGAGCTCCGTCAATGTCTGA